One window of Triticum dicoccoides isolate Atlit2015 ecotype Zavitan chromosome 5A, WEW_v2.0, whole genome shotgun sequence genomic DNA carries:
- the LOC119301651 gene encoding glutamate receptor 2.8-like, whose amino-acid sequence MDGAARATLLVLFLPFLSLSVAQNVTQSRAGILDVGVILHLKSLVGKIARTSILMATEDFYAVHRNYTTKLVLHIRDSNGDNMRAASQAVDLLENYYVRAIIGPQKSSEATFVSDIGNNSQVPVISFTATNPTLSSAEVPYFLRATVSDAAQVNSLAALIKAYGWKEVVPIYEDTDYGRGIIPYLVDALQEFGASMPYRSAISRSANSDQVEKELYKLMTMPTRVYIVHMSLAFGSILFTKAKELGMMSGAYAWILTDGIANVVDSLSPSVLDAMDGALGVRFHVPKSKELGDFTKRWNARYRQDNLDDPPLPLSIFGLWGYDTIWALAQAAEKVSMYNATFQKQQDIKNSTCLGTLGISTIGHKLLDAILQRKFRGLSGDFHLRSRQLQSSIFQIINVVTREPKGIGFWTAKHGIIQNLIQNGSEHTYLNSGPNLTQVVWPGEVSAVPKGWQIPTNGKKLQVGVLTSGYPELIKVERDPLTNAITATGYAIDVFEEVLKRLPYAIPYEYVAFDQGVSNGSYNDFVYQVNLGVYQVAVADITIRYNRTSYADFTLPYTESGIAMIVPVKDGTTKDTWIFLKPLTTDLWFGSIVFFIFTGAVIWLLERRIDNTELTGSISRQLGIAIYFPFFADRERVESILSRLVIIVWVLVLLVITSSYTANLSSMLTVQQLQPTVTDVHELLAKGEYVGYTNGSYLGDLLEQIGFDRRKIKPYSNPDDFDDALYKGSKNGDIAAVIEEVPYIKIFLSKYCKGYTMIGPIYKSEGFGFAFPKRSPLVEDFSRAILSITEGDTIIQIERKWIGDQHACQNDGPTIGSSNLNFKNFSGLFLLTGVASTSALSISLMMFLYKRYKIRNGTGQIETTADSNPSHDMQLTVPDDSDSYACQQEIEISRELTSPCSEVQTTPDFMPHGTPGNGL is encoded by the exons ATGGACGGCGCGGCAAGGGCCACCTTGTTGGTGTTGTTCTTGCCGTTCCTCAGTCTCAGTGTTGCTCAAAATGTTACCCAGAGTAGAGCGGGTATACTCGATGTCGGAGTGATCCTCCATCTGAAGTCTTTGGTGGGCAAAATAGCACGTACCAGCATATTGATGGCTACGGAAGATTTCTATGCAGTCCACAGGAATTATACGACAAAGCTAGTTCTCCACATCAGGGATTCCAACGGAGACAATATGCGAGCTGCATCACAAG CTGTTGACCTGCTGGAAAATTACTATGTACGGGCCATAATTGGTCCACAAAAATCTTCAGAGGCAACTTTTGTGTCTGATATTGGGAACAACAGTCAGGTCCCAGTTATCTCCTTCACAGCAACGAATCCCACCCTTTCATCTGCTGAAGTGCCATATTTTTTACGTGCAACTGTAAGTGATGCTGCTCAAGTGAATAGCCTTGCTGCTCTCATTAAGGCATATGGCTGGAAGGAAGTAGTGCCCATCTATGAGGACACAGACTATGGCAGGGGCATCATACCCTACCTGGTTGATGCCCTCCAAGAGTTTGGAGCTTCTATGCCATACCGCAGTGCAATCTCTCGATCAGCAAACAGTGACCAAGTTGAGAAAGAACTATACAAGCTAATGACAATGCCAACAAGGGTCTACATTGTGCACATGTCATTGGCCTTTGGCTCCATTCTCTTCACAAAGGCCAAAGAGTTAGGAATGATGAGTGGAGCCTATGCGTGGATTTTGACAGATGGGATTGCAAATGTTGTCGACTCGCTAAGCCCTTCGGTTCTTGATGCAATGGATGGTGCATTGGGTGTGAGATTCCATGTGCCTAAATCGAAGGAACTTGGTGATTTTACTAAGAGATGGAATGCGAGGTACAGGCAAGACAACCTGGATGACCCACCATTGCCACTAAGCATTTTTGGGCTCTGGGGTTATGACACTATTTGGGCCTTGGCACAAGCAGCAGAAAAGGTAAGCATGTACAATGCAACATTTCAGAAGCAGCAAGACATAAAAAACTCAACGTGTCTTGGAACTTTGGGTATTTCTACAATTGGTCACAAACTTCTAGATGCAATCCTACAGCGTAAGTTCAGAGGCTTAAGTGGTGATTTTCACCTGAGGAGCAGGCAGCTTCAATCTTCCATATTCCAGATAATTAATGTGGTTACAAGAGAGCCGAAAGGAATAGGTTTCTGGACGGCAAAGCATGGAATAATACAGAATTTGATTCAAAATGGATCAGAACACACATACCTAAATTCTGGGCCGAATCTGACTCAAGTGGTTTGGCCAGGAGAAGTATCTGCCGTGCCTAAAGGGTGGCAAATTCCTACCAATGGAAAGAAGCTCCAAGTAGGTGTACTGACAAGTGGGTATCCTGAGCTTATAAAGGTTGAAAGGGATCCGCTAACCAATGCAATAACTGCCACTGGGTATGCAATTGACGTATTTGAAGAGGTGTTAAAGCGACTCCCATATGCAATCCCTTATGAATATGTAGCATTTGATCAAGGAGTAAGCAATGGGAGCTATAATGATTTTGTCTACCAAGTTAATCTTGGG GTGTACCAAGTTGCAGTCGCGGATATAACTATCAGGTACAACAGAACTTCCTATGCTGATTTCACATTACCTTATACTGAATCTGGGATAGCAATGATTGTGCCAGTAAAGGATGGAACGACAAAGGATACATGGATTTTCTTGAAGCCATTAACTACTGACTTGTGGTTTGGAAGCATTGTATTCTTCATATTCACAGGGGCTGTGATCTGGCTATTGGAGCGACGAATCGATAACACTGAACTGACTGGCTCCATTTCCCGCCAGCTTGGGATAGCAATATATTTCCCCTTCTTTGCTGATA GGGAGAGGGTGGAAAGTATTTTGTCTAGATTGGTCATCATTGTATGGGTTTTGGTTCTCCTCGTTATTACATCAAGTTATACAGCGAATTTATCATCAATGCTTACCGTGCAGCAGCTTCAACCCACAGTAACTGATGTCCATGAACTCCTTGCGAAAGGAGAATATGTAGGCTACACAAATGGCTCTTACTTAGGGGACCTATTAGAACAAATTGGTTTTGACAGAAGAAAGATCAAGCCATACAGTAATCCGGATGATTTTGATGATGCACTCTATAAAGGTAGCAAAAATGGTGATATTGCTGCTGTGATAGAAGAAGTCCCATACATCAAAATATTCCTCTCTAAGTATTGCAAAGGTTATACAATGATCGGACCAATTTACAAATCTGAAGGTTTTGGCTTT GCATTCCCCAAGCGTTCCCCTCTGGTCGAGGACTTCTCAAGGGCAATCCTCAGCATAACAGAGGGAGATACTATCATTCAGATAGAAAGGAAATGGATAGGAGACCAACATGCCTGTCAGAATGACGGCCCCACCATCGGCTCAAGCAATCTAAACTTCAAAAACTTTTCAGGACTCTTTCTGCTCACAGGAGTTGCTTCAACTTCTGCCCTTTCGATATCCCTCATGATGTTTCTCTACAAGAGGTACAAGATAAGGAACGGCACAGGTCAGATTGAGACGACTGCAGATTCTAACCCGTCCCACGATATGCAGTTAACTGTACCTGATGATTCAGATAGCTACGCCTGCCAACAAGAGATAGAGATATCCAGAGAACTCACAAGCCCGTGTTCAGAAGTCCAAACAACTCCGGATTTTATGCCTCATGGAACACCAGGCAATGGTTTGTAG
- the LOC119301653 gene encoding glutamate receptor 2.8-like, which produces MERTPRAILFLFLLLLVDPGVAQNTTTGKADEFHVGVILNLGSLVGKVARTSISLAVKDFYAVHQIYSTKLVLHFRDSMASDVKAASAAIELLDNYKLQAIIGPQKSSEAVFISKIGNITQVPTVSFTATSPSLTSDTMPYFVRATLNDSAQVNSIASLVKAYGWREVVLVYENTDYGRGILPYLISALQESDVHVPYQSVIPPSATSEIMMQELYKLMTMQTRVFIVHMSSTMTYLLFTKAKEAGMMDKGFAWITTNGVANIIDSLNPSVTEVMNGVLGVRYHVPKSKELDSFSIRWNRMYQQDNPDESPFNKLSIVGLRAYDTIWALAQAAEKVGISSAPNKQPWYIKNSTCLESMVISPNGPKLLAAIVQNKFRGISGDFDLTDKQLKVSVFQIINVVGRGWREIGFWSVKSGLSRQLNQNGLKTTGSASMLDLNPVIWPGESTEIPRGWEIPINGKKLRVGVHTSNCPEFIKTFRDPVTNVTSASGLSVDIFEEAIKRLPFALTYEYLAFDTADTATTGSYNDFIYQVYLQKYDIAVGDITVRYNRSLYVDFTVPYTESGVGMIVPVKENMIKNMWIFLKPLSTGMWFGSIIFFIYTGVVAWLLEYLNGNQHVHEEKLERFLSRIVLLVWMFVFLVLTSSYTASFASMLTVQQLSPTVTDVHELQRKGEYVGFHRGSYIEGLLVDIGFEKSKMRPYETQEDFAAALSKGSKDGGIAALVHEIPYIKLFLAKYSKGYTMVGPIYKSAGFAFLTDEKLKRVEINVKVKTMPFSSLSVPNNELSLTAPYGDHQSYNNDLFGNQALPKQSPLRAEMSRAILNITGEDSINEIEKKWIYQNSHQQEDKIDGSGAITFESFGGLFLLTGIVTTCSLAVAMLMNLYKKYQQNAWSKEDDQNECVHGQQGENGDSQEEQGDQNSNEHGNCSDIEKQTTLTVQLSSNTE; this is translated from the exons ATGGAGAGAACTCCCCGAgcaatcctcttcctcttcctcttgctcCTTGTCGATCCCGGCGTAGCTCAGAACACCACCACCGGCAAAGCAGACGAGTTCCATGTCGGAGTGATCCTCAATCTGGGCTCGCTGGTGGGAAAAGTAGCACGGACCAGCATTTCACTGGCCGTCAAAGACTTCTACGCGGTCCACCAGATTTACAGCACAAAGCTTGTCCTCCATTTCAGGGATTCCATGGCCAGTGATGTAAAGGCTGCATCAGCAG CGATTGAATTACTGGATAATTACAAACTGCAAGCCATCATTGGTCCCCAGAAATCATCAGAAGCTGTGTTCATCTCCAAGATCGGAAATATAACCCAAGTCCCCACAGTATCCTTCACAGCAACAAGCCCCTCTCTCACTTCAGATACTATGCCATATTTTGTGCGTGCAACATTGAATGACTCAGCTCAGGTGAATAGCATTGCCTCGCTTGTAAAAGCCTATGGATGGAGAGAAGTGGTGCTAGTATATGAAAACACTGACTATGGTAGAGGCATTCTACCATACCTCATTAGTGCACTTCAAGAGAGTGATGTTCATGTCCCGTATCAGAGTGTTATCCCCCCATCAGCAACAAGTGAAATCATGATGCAAGAACTCTATAAGTTGATGACAATGCAAACAAGGGTGTTTATTGTTCATATGTCATCCACGATGACTTACCTTCTTTTTACAAAGGCCAAAGAGGCAGGGATGATGGACAAAGGATTTGCGTGGATTACTACAAACGGAGTAGCAAACATCATCGACTCACTCAATCCAAGTGTGACCGAGGTGATGAATGGTGTACTGGGAGTAAGGTACCATGTCCCCAAATCAAAAGAGCTTGATAGTTTCTCCATAAGGTGGAACAGAATGTACCAACAGGATAACCCAGATGAATCACCCTTCAATAAGCTAAGCATTGTTGGACTACGGGCCTATGATACGATATGGGCATTAGCACAGGCAGCAGAAAAGGTTGGGATATCCAGTGCCCCAAATAAGCAACCATGGTACATTAAGAACTCCACATGCTTGGAATCCATGGTTATTTCCCCAAATGGTCCAAAACTCTTAGCAGCAATTGTACAAAATAAGTTTAGAGGTATAAGTGGCGACTTTGACCTTACAGACAAACAGCTTAAAGTTTCTGTGTTCCAAATAATAAATGTGGTTGGGAGAGGTTGGAGAGAAATCGGGTTTTGGAGTGTCAAAAGTGGACTGTCACGGCAGTTGAATCAAAATGGCTTAAAAACAACAGGATCAGCCTCAATGCTTGATCTAAATCCTGTAATTTGGCCAGGAGAGTCAACTGAAATACCGAGGGGCTGGGAAATTCCTATAAATGGTAAGAAGCTTAGAGTCGGTGTGCACACGAGCAATTGCCCAGAGTTTATAAAGACATTCAGAGATCCTGTTACAAATGTAACAAGTGCGAGTGGCCTTTCAGTTGACATATTTGAGGAGGCAATAAAGAGGCTACCTTTTGCACTTACTTATGAGTACCTGGCATTTGACACAGCTGATACAGCAACTACAGGAAGCTATAACGATTTTATTTATCAAGTTTATCTTCAG AAATACGACATAGCGGTTGGAGATATTACTGTAAGGTACAATAGATCATTGTATGTCGACTTCACTGTACCATACACAGAATCTGGAGTAGGGATGATTGTTCCAgtcaaggaaaacatgatcaagaATATGTGGATTTTCTTGAAACCATTGAGCACTGGAATGTGGTTTGGAAGCATCATATTCTTTATTTACACAGGAGTTGTTGCCTGGCTTCTGGAGTATCTAAATGGCAATCAACATGTACATG AGGAGAAGCTGGAACGATTTCTATCCAGAATTGTTCTACTTGTATGGATGTTTGTTTTTCTGGTACTTACATCAAGTTATACAGCAAGCTTTGCATCAATGCTGACTGTACAGCAGCTTTCACCGACAGTGACTGATGTTCATGAACTCCAGAGGAAAGGAGAATATGTAGGGTTCCACCGTGGTTCCTATATAGAGGGTCTACTGGTGGATATTGGTTTTGAAAAATCAAAGATGAGGCCCTACGAAACACAGGAAGATTTCGCTGCTGCTCTTTCTAAAGGAAGCAAAGATGGTGGCATTGCTGCGCTTGTACATGAAATCCCCTACATCAAACTGTTTCTTGCAAAGTACAGCAAAGGTTACACAATGGTGGGACCTATCTACAAGAGTGCAGGTTTTGCATTT TTGACTGATGAAAAGTTGAAAAGGGTGGAGATAAATGTCAAAGTGAAAACGATGCCCTTTTCTAGTCTGTCTGTCCCCAATAATGAACTCTCACTGACTGCACCCTATGGGGATCATCAAT CTTATAATAATGATCTCTTTGGTAATCAGGCGCTTCCCAAGCAATCACCACTAAGAGCTGAAATGTCAAGGGCAATACTCAACATAACAGGAGAAGATAGTATCAATGAAATTGAAAAGAAATGGATATATCAAAACAGCCATCAACAAGAGGATAAAATTGATGGTTCAGGCGCAATCACTTTTGAAAGTTTTGGGGGGTTATTCCTCCTAACTGGGATTGTGACAACCTGTTCCCTTGCTGTAGCCATGCTGATGAACCTCTACAAAAAATATCAACAAAATGCATGGAGCAAAGAAGACGATCAAAATGAATGTGTACACGGGCAACAAGGAGAAAATGGAGATTCACAGGAAGAACAAGGAGATCAAAACAGCAATGAACACGGAAACTGCAGTGATATAGAGAAGCAGACAACATTGACTGTGCAACTCAGTTCGAACACAGAGTGA